A stretch of Malus sylvestris chromosome 11, drMalSylv7.2, whole genome shotgun sequence DNA encodes these proteins:
- the LOC126591057 gene encoding poly(A)-specific ribonuclease PARN-like, protein MNTHRPVRALSRAISRALSHSSSSSSSVQQQSSTFPLKNVTKSNFEPALADLRRHVAAADFVAIDLEMTGITSAPWRDSLEFDRADVCYLKVKDSAEKFAVLQFGVCPFRWDSSKRSFIAHPHNFYIFPRQELPVAGPTYEFLCQTTSIDFLAKYQFDFNVCIHEGISYLSRGQESEALRRLSLTFDDELLTRCSNLKEPVHMPVVKIADTLFAERMKNTFTEWRDGLLNLRSSNGGFQFQQNSNDSQQLQTIFFKMRPALSLKGFTSHQLRLIQMVMRKHFQDLSYVQVNGEKSCQQQLVVRTDSEDDRDLLLKEVKDEHRREAEVKVQAAVGFRHVIDLLSSEQKLIVGHNCFLDIAHIYNKFLGPLPSTAEEFVSAVNKYFPHIIDTKVLLNTDNVLQQRMKKSRTSLSSAFALLCPQIALGKKSTDSEVQLCVKVEVQVDDLRSSNWNSGAKHEAGYDAFMTGCVFAQTCSHLGIDFQACLSSEKLPHNEKLQKQINLLYLSWSNGDIIDLTTGKKKAMSSGYNNHKKRYAQIMFENIALIWGFPSKLKARDIRECITKVFGPTSVTSVYHLDETAVFIQFSKEKFVSEFLSLKETLERSDGPVSVLHPLTGLLEGGSTRAADYETYKVICSSSSAKVLFADQAEAVGINWKTKLVGLSKEASETLKREIFGEKSDMNPASKSEKLRSNTDNAQDDPLRGRLSHYKIIDTLITSEGDRIRTN, encoded by the exons ATGAACACTCACCGCCCGGTGAGGGCACTGTCACGTGCGATATCACGTGCCCTATCccactcctcttcctcttcgtCGTCCGTACAACAACAATCCTCCACCTTCCCTCTAAAAAACGTGACCAAATCCAACTTCGAGCCGGCCCTCGCCGACCTGCGCCGCCATGTCGCCGCCGCCGATTTCGTGGCCATCGATCTCGAGATGACCGGAATCACCAGCGCTCCGTGGCGTGACTCCCTGGAATTCGACCGCGCCGACGTCTGCTACCTTAAGGTCAAGGACTCGGCCGAGAAGTTCGCCGTGCTTCAGTTCGGAGTTTGCCCCTTCCGCTGGGACTCCTCCAAGCGCTCCTTCATTGCTCATCC GCacaatttttacatttttccgCGTCAAGAGCTTCCGGTTGCAGGCCCCACTTATGAGTTTCTTTGCCAGACAACATCGATTGATTTCTTAGCTAAATACCAGTTCGATTTTAATGTCTGCATACATGAAG GAATATCTTATTTATCCAGAGGGCAGGAAAGTGAGGCACTGAGACGTTTGAGCTTGACATTTGATGATGAGTTATTGACTAGATGTTCAAACTTGAAAGAACCTGTGCACATGCCAGTGGTCAAGATTGCTGACACTCTCTTTGCTGAACGGATGAAGAACACATTCACTGAATGGCGTGATGGTTTGTTAAACTTGAGAAGTAGTAATGGAGGATTCCAATTTCAGCAAAACTCAAATGATTCCCAACAGTTACAAACCATTTTCTTCAAGATGCGTCCAGCTCTTAGTTTGAAGGGATTCACTTCTCATCAGCTTAGGTTGATTCAAATG GTCATGAGAAAGCATTTCCAAGATCTTTCTTATGTTCAGGTAAATGGTGAAAAGTCGTGTCAACAGCAACTAGTTGTGCGGACAGATTCCGAGGATGACAGGGATTTGCTTCTG AAAGAGGTTAAGGATGAACATCGTAGGGAAGCAGAGGTGAAAGTTCAAGCTGCAGTTGGGTTTCGTCATGTTATTGACCTTCTTTCCTCAGAACAAAAGTTGATTGTTGGTCACAATTGCTTTCTTG ATATTGCCCATATATACAACAAATTCTTGGGACCTCTACCTTCGACTGCTGAGGAATTTGTCTCTGCTGTTAACAAGTATTTTCCACACATCATTGACACCAAAGTACTGTTGAATACAGATAATGTGCTCCAACAACGGATGAAGAAGTCCAGAACATCACTTTCGTCAGCATTTGCTTTGTTATGCCCGCAAATTGCTCTTGGGAAGAAAAGCACTGATTCAGAAGTCCAATTGTGTGTCAAAGTTGAAGTTCAGGTGGATGATTTGAG gtcctccaactggaattctGGAGCCAAACATGAAGCAGGATACGATGCTTTTATGACAGGCTGTGTCTTTGCTCAGACATGCAGTCATCTCGGAATTGATTTTCAGGCTTGTTTGTCATCTGAAAAGTTGCCCCACAATGAGAAGCTCCAGAAGCAGATCAACCTTTTATACCTCAGTTGGAGTAATGGAGACATTATTGATTTAACCACCGGCAAGAAGAAAGCAATGTCTTCGGGGTATAATAATCACAAAAAGAGGTACGCGCAGATTATGTTTGAGAACATTGCTTTAATATGGGGATTCCCATCAAAACTCAAGGCACGAGATATAAGGGAGTGCATCACAAAAGTCTTTGGCCCGACCTCTGTCACGTCTGTCTACCACTTGGATGAAACTGCAGTATTCATTCAGTTTAGCAAGGAAAAATTTGTCTCTGAATTTCTGTCGTTGAAGGAAACATTAGAGAGAAGTGATGGTCCAGTCTCGGTTTTGCATCCCCTCACGGGACTTTTGGAAGGTGGAAGCACCCGAGCTGCTGATTACGAAACTTACAAAGTAATCTGCAGTTCATCCAGCGCAAAAGTCTTGTTTGCAGACCAGGCGGAGGCAGTTGGTATTAACTGGAAAACTAAATTGGTTGGATTATCTAAGGAAGCATCAGAGACCCTAAAACGAGAGATCTTCGGTGAGAAAAGTGATATGAATCCTGCTTCGAAGTCTGAAAAACTGAGAAGTAACACAGATAATGCGCAAGATGATCCGTTGCGTGGGCGTCTCTCACATTACAAGATCATAGACACTTTAATTACTTCTGAAGGCGATCGAATCAGAACTAATTAG
- the LOC126591056 gene encoding putative disease resistance RPP13-like protein 1 → MAAEAFLVSFLQVLVDKLAHRDVFKYFGLLKGVDKKLKKWSDNLSAIVELLNDAEERQLTAGSDPLKCWLDDLRDLAFDVEDVLDKYDTKMLKRKIQHAHSSTSSNVWKSIPNGVFNFKMNSEIQKITKRLQDISERNEKFNLHNDTGTLTTRARQYISPSSSLPDGPVFGRDDDKRKIVELLLKQEAANFNVVAIVGMPGVGKTTLAGQIHKDMVATQMFQPAIWVCVSDDFNLERVTKQILQSITPQQCITDDYNKVQNDLHKALVGKKFLIVLDDVWKTCSHDDWKKLQSPFLDGAHGSKIIVTTRDTGVSKMMGPATLVHNLEPMGDDVCLQVFEQHAFSNANNDRPPNYELLKEKIVAKCRGLPLAARTLSGVLLCKEIDEWEEILNNKLWSLTNERDILPVLRLSYFYLPSHLKRCFAYCSILPNDYEFGEMQMILLWLAEGLIHHRPEDNKQIEDLGADYFRELVSRSLFQKSTKNTSTYVMHDLIGDLARWAAGDICFRLEDKQNDDGVQLRCFPKARHSSYLMGHFDGVKRFEAFSEVKYLRTFLPLRKDSFWRYLSRQVTFDLLPKLQYLRVLSFNGYSITELPNSIGDLRYLRYLDLSYTAITSLPKSISTLYNLQTLILEGCNGLKSLPADMSNLINLRHLNNLDVSWLEGMPPKLGSLVNLQSLPNFVVSGGSDQSGIREIGPLSHLRGTLCISGLENVTDVEDAQRANLKYKARLDSLVLKWSHSSDTREMESAVLDMLQPHRKIKELTIKSYAGKEFSSWVGGHLFSNMVLVHLEECNNCLSLPPLGQLPQLKELYIRGMNAVESVGAEFYGERMLPFPVLETLELVEMQHWKEWLPFQADHEGGAFPCLKTLLVKKCSKLEGKLPENLNSLAKLKIVECEELVVSIANCKQLRQLNIDGCKVLVHTAAKVEFELLESLCLSNISEVMSLQTRELLKKGLTKVRDLKISGCEEVTSSLKNEEGRLLQQLTSLGSLEIEDNSRLVEELGEEAEELLQLQIFECNLECLEFKKCKNVLRLPKGLNQLLSLQELGIHECSSLVSFPDVGLPPSLKDIWITECDSLIYFAKFQIPQNLRRIEIRDCKSLKSLVDEEECERLGLIAPNGFFSDNTNHCLEYIRIWNCQNLKSLPDGLCHLSNLQTLSIHKCGSLVSIPRLSGGRRPSNLRMLRINNCEKLEALPEDMHNLNSLEELRIDYREGLTFPPNLTSLHIYEVKSCKSLWELEWGLHRLTSLRHLWISGEDPDTVSFPPDMVHMETFFPKSLTNLSIRVFPNLKKLSSKGFQFLTSLQSLQLLNCPKLASIPEEGLPPSLKELWIYGCPVLKERCQPGKGRYWHKISHIPCIQI, encoded by the coding sequence ATGGCGGCAGAGGCTTTTCTTGTGTCATTCCTCCAAGTGCTGGTTGACAAGTTGGCGCATCGCGACGTCTTCAAGTACTTTGGACTCTTAAAGGGCGTCGATAAAAAACTGAAGAAATGGAGTGACAACTTGTCTGCAATTGTAGAACTACTGAATGATGCGGAGGAAAGGCAACTGACAGCTGGGAGCGACCCACTGAAGTGCTGGCTCGATGATCTCAGGGACTTGGCTTTTGATGTGGAAGACGTGTTGGACAAATATGATACTAAAATGTTGAAACGTAAGATACAACATGCTCATTCCAGCACAAGCAGCAATGTGTGGAAATCAATTCCTAATGGTGTTTTCAACTTCAAGATGAACTCAGAAATACAGAAGATTACTAAGCGGTTACAAGATATATCCGAACGAAATGAAAAGTTCAATCTGCATAATGATACTGGGACGTTGACTACAAGGGCACGCCAATATATATCGCCTAGTTCCAGTCTACCAGATGGACCTGTGTTTGGAAGGGATGATGACAAAAGGAAGATTGTTGAGCTTCTGTTGAAACAGGAGGCTGCCAATTTCAATGTGGTTGCAATTGTCGGTATGCCTGGAGTCGGAAAGACAACACTTGCTGGACAAATACACAAAGATATGGTTGCAACCCAAATGTTTCAACCAGCCATTTGGGTGTGCGTATCTGACGACTTCAACCTTGAAAGAGTGACGAAGCAAATTCTTCAATCAATCACACCTCAGCAATGTATCACAGATGATTACAATAAGGTTCAAAATGATCTGCATAAGGCGTTAGTAGGGAAGaagtttttaattgttttagacGATGTTTGGAAAACGTGTAGCCACGATGACTGGAAGAAGCTGCAGTCCCCTTTTCTAGATGGAGCACATGGAAGCAAGATAATTGTGACAACACGTGATACAGGTGTTTCAAAAATGATGGGACCTGCCACGTTGGTTCACAATCTGGAGCCAATGGGGGATGATGTTTGTTTGCAAGTATTTGAGCAGCATGCATTCTCGAATGCTAACAACGACAGACCACCAAACTATGAGTTACTTAAGGAGAAAATTGTTGCAAAGTGTAGGGGATTGCCTTTGGCCGCGAGGACCCTCAGTGGTGTTCTACTTTGTAAAGAAATAGACGAATGGGAAGAAATATTGAACAACAAGTTGTGGAGTCTCACAAATGAGCGTGACATACTTCCAGTGTTGAGGCTAAGTTACTTTTATCTTCCTTCACATTTGAAAAGATGCTTTGCCTATTGCTCAATACTTCCAAATGACTATGAATTCGGGGAGATGCAAATGATCCTTCTGTGGTTGGCCGAGGGTTTGATTCATCATCGACCAGAAGATAATAAGCAAATTGAAGATTTAGGTGCTGATTATTTTCGGGAGCTTGTATCTAGGTCATTGTTTCAAAAGTCAACCAAAAATACTTCAACATATGTGATGCATGACCTCATTGGTGATTTAGCACGATGGGCAGCTGGAGATATTTGTTTTAGATTGGAGGATAAGCAAAATGATGATGGTGTACAACTTAGATGTTTTCCGAAGGCCCGCCATTCGTCTTACCTCATGGGTCATTTTGATGGGGTTAAAAGATTTGAGGCATTTTCTGAAGTGAAATATTTGCGAACCTTCCTGCCACTAAGAAAGGATTCTTTTTGGAGATACTTAAGTCGTCAGGTTACTTTTGACTTATTGCCAAAATTGCAGTACTTGCGGGTGCTCTCTTTTAATGGCTATAGTATAACTGAACTACCCAACTCAattggtgatttgagatatCTACGGTATCTTGACCTTTCCTACACAGCTATAACTAGTTTGCCTAAATCGATAAGTACTCTTTACAACTTGCAGACATTGATATTGGAAGGCTGTAATGGTTTGAAGTCATTGCCTGCAGACAtgagtaatctaattaatttgcGCCATCTCAACAACTTAGATGTATCTTGGTTGGAAGGAATGCCGCCAAAACTAGGTAGCTTGGTGAATCTCCAATCTTTGCCTAATTTTGTGGTCAGTGGTGGAAGTGATCAATCAGGAATAAGAGAGATAGGGCCCCTATCGCATCTCCGAGGGACATTGTGCATCTCAGGATTGGAGAATGTGACTGATGTCGAGGATGCTCAAAGGGCCAACTTAAAATACAAGGCGAGGCTTGATTCGTTGGTCCTAAAATGGTCTCATTCAAGCGACACAAGAGAAATGGAATCTGCTGTGCTTGACATGTTACAGCCTCATAGAAAGATCAAGGAGCTCACCATCAAGAGTTATGCCGGCAAGGAATTTTCATCATGGGTTGGAGGTCATTTGTTCTCTAATATGGTGCTTGTGCACTTAGAGGAATGTAACAATTGTTTGTCGTTGCCACCTCTCGGACAATTGCCTCAACTCAAAGAACTTTATATTAGAGGAATGAATGCAGTGGAAAGTGTTGGTGCTGAGTTTTATGGAGAGCGTATGTTGCCTTTTCCGGTATTAGAGACTCTTGAGTTGGTGGAAATGCAGCATTGGAAGGAATGGCTTCCTTTCCAAGCCGATCACGAAGGTGGTGCTTTCCCTTGCCTGAAAACACTCTTAGTAAAAAAATGTTCTAAACTGGAGGGTAAACTGCCAGAGAACCTCAATTCTTTAGCTAAGCTTAAAATTGttgaatgtgaagaattagtggtTTCAATTGCCAACTGCAAACAACTTCGTCAGTTAAACATTGACGGTTGTAAAGTGTTGGTGCATACAGCTGCTAAGGTTGAGTTTGAGTTGTTAGAGTCCTTGTGCCTTTCAAACATTTCGGAGGTGATGTCTCTGCAAACAAGGGAGTTGTTGAAGAAGGGATTAACCAAGGTTAGAGATTTGAAGATCAGTGGATGTGAGGAGGTGACGTCTTCACTGAAGAATGAGGAGGGTAGATTATTGCAGCAGTTGACTTCTCTTGGCAGTTTGGAAATTGAAGACAACTCTCGTCTAGTTGAGGAATTGGGAGAAGAAGCAGAGGAGTTGCTGCAATTGCAAATATTTGAGTGCAATCTTGAATGTCTGGAGTTTAAAAAGTGCAAAAATGTTTTGAGGCTACCAAAAGGATTAAATCAGCTGTTGTCTCTTCAAGAGCTTGGCATACACGAATGTTCAAGTCTAGTTTCTTTTCCAGATGTTGGTCTGCCACCTTCTCTTAAAGACATCTGGATTACAGAGTGCGATTCGTTGATATATTTTGCAAAATTCCAGATTCCCCAAAATCTCAGAAGAATAGAGATAAGAGATTGCAAAAGTTTGAAATCACTAGTAGATGAGGAGGAATGTGAACGACTGGGTTTAATAGCACCGAACGGGTTCTTCAGCGACAACACCAATCACTGCCTTGAATATATTAGGATCTGGAACTGCCAAAATCTGAAATCCTTACCGGATGGCTTATGCCACCTCAGCAATCTTCAAACTCTAAGTATTCACAAATGTGGAAGTCTTGTTTCCATCCCGAGACTGAGTGGGGGGAGAAGACCCTCCAACCTGAGAATGCTCCGGATCAACAATTGCGAGAAATTGGAGGCGTTGCCCGAAGACATGCACAATCTCAACTCTCTTGAGGAATTGAGGATCGACTACCGTGAAGGTTTGACTTTTCCTCCCAACCTAACATCACTTCATATTTATGAGGTAAAGAGCTGTAAGTCATTGTGGGAGTTGGAGTGGGGGTTGCACAGACTCACCTCTCTTAGACACTTATGGATCAGTGGTGAAGACCCGGATACGGTGTCGTTTCCACCCGACATGGTACATATGGAGACGTTCTTCCCCAAATCTCTCACTAACCTCTCAATACGTGTTTTCCCGAATCTGAAGAAACTGAGCAGCAAGGGCTTTCAATTCCTCACCTCCCTTCAATCTCTGCAACTTTTGAATTGTCCAAAGCTAGCATCCATTCCAGAGGAGGGTCTGCCTCCTTCACTTAAGGAACTTTGGATCTATGGGTGTCCAGTGCTAAAAGAAAGATGCCAACCAGGAAAAGGACGCTACTGGCACAAAATATCCCACATCCCTTGCATACAGATATAG